One genomic segment of Nitrosopumilus sp. includes these proteins:
- a CDS encoding PEFG-CTERM sorting domain-containing protein codes for MNFTYGFLIAIVSVLVMSSFSENTFAQEVIIPSPFSLGANHGGSMIKMETVSDDGSTWILITSTEPVEREHMTINVRFTDKNGLEIYDVNYDILVTQNDQVILDKTMINQKIAIGDHLTEALPSNENVNIKITLQGTGVNIPLTGPHGESLEVNVVPEFGTIAMMILVVSIVSIVAISAKSKLSLKL; via the coding sequence ATGAATTTTACATATGGCTTTCTTATTGCAATTGTTTCTGTGTTAGTTATGTCTAGTTTCAGTGAAAATACTTTTGCTCAAGAAGTCATAATCCCTTCCCCTTTTAGTTTAGGTGCAAACCATGGGGGTTCTATGATAAAAATGGAAACCGTTTCAGATGATGGTTCTACCTGGATATTAATTACATCTACAGAACCTGTGGAAAGAGAACACATGACAATCAATGTTAGATTCACTGATAAAAATGGACTAGAGATTTATGATGTAAACTATGATATTTTGGTGACTCAAAACGATCAAGTGATTTTAGATAAAACAATGATTAATCAAAAAATTGCAATTGGTGATCATCTTACAGAAGCATTACCCAGCAATGAGAATGTGAACATCAAGATTACACTGCAGGGAACTGGGGTAAACATCCCTTTGACTGGCCCTCATGGAGAATCCCTTGAGGTTAATGTGGTTCCTGAATTTGGGACGATAGCAATGATGATTTTAGTAGTTTCAATTGTAAGTATAGTGGCAATTAGTGCCAAAAGCAAACTATCTCTCAAACTTTAG
- a CDS encoding DUF6659 family protein produces the protein MSKLTFENTVHWEATSKHILNFPEIRFVGVINNMGNLIAGNYKKGIIPIAEIEQYKICMGHALELFMKKDLDSVLGQLEYIISKRKSIKIITIPVSNYVVLVSAKSTTKIEPIIDEIVGSLKYLQHVK, from the coding sequence ATGTCAAAATTAACATTTGAAAATACAGTGCATTGGGAAGCTACAAGCAAGCATATTCTGAATTTTCCAGAAATCAGATTTGTCGGAGTTATAAATAACATGGGCAATCTTATTGCAGGCAATTACAAAAAGGGAATCATTCCAATTGCAGAAATAGAACAATACAAGATCTGTATGGGACACGCATTAGAATTATTTATGAAAAAGGATCTTGATAGTGTTTTAGGGCAGCTAGAATACATCATATCAAAAAGAAAGAGCATAAAGATTATTACGATTCCAGTGAGCAATTATGTGGTATTAGTTTCTGCTAAATCCACGACAAAGATAGAGCCAATAATTGATGAGATCGTTGGATCTTTGAAGTATTTACAGCAT
- a CDS encoding winged helix-turn-helix domain-containing protein: MGKSVNPKVIQILKTKSLAATFDPSMKTLMRIVKFMMEHPSGGKTQLALDTKLNYARLAKHIVWMEKKGLVESTIEENKINITLTKTGRDFAKLISKII; this comes from the coding sequence TTGGGAAAATCTGTCAATCCTAAAGTAATACAAATTCTAAAAACAAAATCTCTTGCAGCTACTTTTGATCCTAGTATGAAAACTCTTATGCGTATAGTAAAATTCATGATGGAACACCCCTCTGGCGGGAAAACACAGTTAGCCCTTGATACCAAACTAAACTATGCAAGACTTGCAAAACACATAGTATGGATGGAGAAAAAGGGCCTAGTTGAATCTACAATTGAAGAAAATAAGATCAACATTACTCTGACAAAAACTGGTAGAGATTTTGCAAAATTAATTTCAAAGATTATCTAG
- a CDS encoding transporter, whose translation MTKIKQILILPVLAVLISMIAFSAQDAEALVSTVNSEISCEAPAVGGTWNSVTTTCTVATLVIGPTDKVTVGTGVNFDIGTVTSSGVIQNNGQINIASGGVITTSGKVINNGVIDSVTGTITNSGLFYNYDAITSSGTITNGPTGVIQNFGHIDSTGVITSSGTINVKESGILSSSGVFTNSMYVTNDGTIMTTGTFTNSGPVMNNDTILNQGLFTNSNTITNWGQIINLCGGSITNSGTIEVHTIIQLCIA comes from the coding sequence ATGACAAAAATAAAACAAATTCTAATACTTCCTGTATTAGCAGTATTGATTTCTATGATTGCTTTTTCTGCTCAAGACGCAGAAGCATTAGTTTCTACAGTCAATAGTGAAATATCCTGTGAAGCTCCAGCAGTAGGTGGAACATGGAACTCTGTTACTACAACATGTACAGTAGCAACTTTGGTAATTGGTCCAACTGATAAAGTAACAGTTGGAACTGGTGTTAATTTTGACATTGGAACCGTAACTAGCAGTGGTGTGATCCAAAATAACGGACAAATTAACATCGCAAGTGGCGGTGTAATTACAACTTCAGGCAAAGTTATCAATAATGGTGTTATTGATAGTGTAACTGGTACAATAACAAACAGTGGACTATTCTATAACTATGATGCCATAACCTCATCTGGAACAATCACTAATGGTCCAACAGGTGTGATTCAAAATTTCGGTCACATTGATAGTACTGGCGTGATTACCTCCTCTGGTACCATAAACGTGAAAGAAAGTGGTATCTTGAGTAGTAGTGGTGTATTTACCAACTCTATGTATGTGACTAATGATGGTACAATCATGACAACTGGCACATTTACTAATAGCGGTCCTGTTATGAACAATGATACAATCCTAAATCAAGGCTTGTTTACCAACAGTAATACAATCACAAACTGGGGTCAGATAATCAATCTATGTGGTGGCTCTATCACAAATTCAGGAACAATAGAAGTACACACAAT
- a CDS encoding adenylate/guanylate cyclase domain-containing protein — protein sequence MSFKSGKEKTPNIIDMLLSKNPDKTIDSDTLIKNVQDRINNALEKGYQYTRVIDSSEKFLRKNVFGQINMAVLYVDIVGSTKMSMTLPPDKLSTIISSFSQEMSYMIEKFHGYVLKFVGDAVIGYFVENETDQIPAAYNTVACAESMIKVVKQGINPILIEKMALSEISIKIGIDFGNNTVVRYGADEQKAYVDLLGPAMNVAAKIQNLAKPNQIIVGQDIYNKLDPYMQEFFLDMTDELNYPLKHYSNDQEKNYHVYRYKYQ from the coding sequence ATGAGTTTTAAATCAGGCAAAGAAAAAACGCCCAACATAATAGACATGCTTTTGAGCAAAAATCCGGATAAAACAATTGATTCAGACACGCTGATAAAAAATGTGCAAGACAGAATCAACAATGCATTGGAAAAAGGATATCAATACACCAGAGTGATTGATTCGTCTGAAAAATTTCTGAGAAAAAATGTGTTTGGGCAAATAAACATGGCAGTACTGTATGTGGATATTGTCGGTTCTACTAAAATGAGTATGACATTGCCCCCTGACAAACTATCGACAATAATAAGCTCATTTTCTCAAGAAATGTCGTATATGATTGAAAAGTTTCATGGATATGTTCTAAAATTTGTAGGTGATGCAGTTATAGGATATTTTGTAGAAAACGAGACAGACCAGATTCCTGCTGCATATAACACAGTGGCCTGTGCAGAATCCATGATAAAGGTAGTAAAACAAGGAATAAACCCAATCCTAATTGAAAAAATGGCGCTCTCTGAGATTAGCATAAAGATTGGAATTGATTTTGGCAATAATACGGTAGTCAGATATGGCGCGGATGAACAAAAGGCATATGTCGATTTGCTTGGACCTGCAATGAATGTAGCAGCAAAGATACAAAATTTGGCAAAGCCAAACCAGATCATAGTTGGTCAAGACATTTACAATAAACTAGACCCATACATGCAAGAGTTTTTCTTGGACATGACAGATGAATTGAATTATCCTTTGAAGCATTATTCAAATGATCAAGAGAAAAATTACCATGTTTACAGATACAAATACCAATGA